Within the Medicago truncatula cultivar Jemalong A17 chromosome 4, MtrunA17r5.0-ANR, whole genome shotgun sequence genome, the region ATACATGACTCATGAAATACTATAAATAGAACATAAACAAAACTCAAAagtcacaaaaacaaaaaaaaacagcttgAGATAACCATAAGAGGAAAGATTCTAGCGAGTAAACCTGCTATttcaatttgaaaaagaaaaatggctTCCCACGACCAAAGTTACAAAGCTGGTGAAACCATGGGCAGAACTGAGGTACAATAAATATCATTCACAATTTCTATCTCTATATTTTTCATTCACTCAACCtaattcttccatttttttgcTCAAGATTTATCATCTTTTGAGGGGAAGATTTATCATCTTGAATGtacacaatattttttgttaatatacaTAACAGCTTTTTGTGGGATAAAAATCTTATGTCTTAGTAAGTATTCAGCAAAATAAGTACTAGAAAACTGCTACCAACATATGTCCAACACTTTTTAACATGCTCTATTTTTTTATCTGGAGTTCTGACCATCGGCCTCATctaatattatacattatcctTTACTAATGAGCTAAGCTCCCGGAACAAATAATCTATCTTATTATTAGTTAAAATTTGTATGTATTCCACAAAATTTACCTAATTTATATTGATGGTAATGCTAGTGTTATTCCAAGTACTGTAGTTTAGTTTTATAGTTAAATTTTTGGATTAACATAACTATGATTTGTTGGATGGGTGGATCAGGAAAAGTCAAACCAGATGATGGGCAACATAGGTGACAAAGCCCAAGCTGCAAAGGAAAAAGTCCAGCAAACAGCccaagcagctaaggagaagaCAGGACAGACAGCCCAAGCTGCAAAGGAGAAAACCCAAGAAACAGCCCAAGCTGCAAAGGACAAAACCCAGCAAGCAGCCCAAGCAACAAAGGATAAAACCCAAGACACAACTGGTCAAGCAAGAGACAAGGGTTATGAAATGGGCCAGGCTACAAAAGAAACTGCCCAATCAGGAAAGGACAACTCAGCTGGGTTTTTGCAACAGACAGGTGAGAAGGTTAAGGGTATGGCACAAGGTGCAACTGAAGCAGTTAAGAACACTTTAGGAATGAATAATGATGAGGAAGACAAGGACCAtttcacaacaaaaacaactacaacaacccGTCGTAACGTCGTTGATTGAGATTATTAGCTACTATGTTTCGATAATGTTgtattgtaatttgtttttcttgaaTTTGGTTTTTACCAAATGCACTTTCTTTTAGAATAAGTTACGATTCCCTCATATCTAGAGAGGTGAAAGGGAAATGTATTATGTAATCTCTATTTTTCTAGTTTCTAGTTTGAACCTTGTTCTTCTTGTGATAAATAATACTTTAATTTTCTGTTCCTGGTTTTGTTTCGTTTTCTATCTCAATCTCGTTTAGTTCTTTGATGTAAGCTTTGTTTGTTTGCTCATTCATTATTCTATTTCGCACGTCGATATATCAAGAATGCAGTGACATTGAATCCTCCTCCATAGAGGAGTTCGTTGGATTTGGCACCTAAATCGGAACAATTTAGGTTTCATATGTTGACGACTTTGATAATGTATTCCATTGATTACTTCATTCAAAGCCctatgttaaataaaaaagagaaataaataagtaggTTTTATGTTACTCTGTTTCAAAACACTATATAAAAGATTACTACATAGAAAAAaagaggagtgatatttgtacaattagttttagataattttgatGACAACCACTTTTCTACTGTGTGATTGAACAAACACAGTGGAGAGAGAACGAAGAAGatagagaataaaaacacatgtaaataTAAGAAAGATGGTTGTTTCAAAAATTGGTTGTCACTATTTGAATTTGGTAACATTCTAAAAATGTTAGGTAAAACCTCTCTTTTTGTCTTTAAGAAATCAAGTTGATATATGAGCATCGAATTGGAGATCTTGAAAGGAGCACACTCTAATATTTTAAGTCATGGTAAAGTCTATGTTACTATACAATAACGTGGTTAACATCTAAGAAACTTACTATAGCAATCAAAACGATGATAGTGACTAATTGGCTGTGGAATATTTTCCTAGCTAATTTTAagtaatgtaaaaaaaatataaattgatgGACACAGTAATTAAGAAGCTCGTTGTTTATTTAGTTAGTGAATTCTAGAAAGAACAATGTCTCTCACTCAGTTGTTCCAGCATCGCCTTACCTTTCATCGATTGAAGGTTTCATCGTCTAAAATTCAATGGCCTATCAGTCGATGTCGGATAACgtgatatttatttatagttgTAATGGACCTCATATTTTTAGGCTAGAAATATTAGCTTAAACCCATGTAGAACAATTTCCTTCATGACTTCAAGAGAATCTAGACTATTTTCACGTTTTAATTCTCTTGTCTTCTTGCAGTTCTTTATTTAATGTTTAAGATCATACAAACATATgacattaatattttcaaacaataaaaacaataagATTGGATTAAAAGATAACTAATGTTTCAACTGAgagtaagaatttttttagagatggCACATCATTACAATGTTTGTCTATAAGAATAACTTAAGTACGAAGAGTGgagagtttatttttttttctatatgatACATCATCATTATGCAAAACTCAAGTATAAAGagtgggatttttttttattttttttagatagataaTGTTGAGTTTTAACTCTTTCACTTATCGTGTTTCTTCAACCAAAATACGAATATTATCATAAGAGATAATGACcataataaattaattgtttcaatttatttGATGGGCATAAAAATAAGAGGCTAACGGTAAAATGATTGAATGAAAATATAGATGCTTGAATGTCATTATACCAACAATCCCCCCTATGACAAGCAAGTAAAAAacaaagggttaaatatgtttttggtccttatattttatgcaattttgagaatagtccctacatttcaataaatgtttttaaaatccctacatttttccttCGTTAGTGCAATTGGTCCCCGCCATCACTGCCATGTTGATGAAACACAAGCCATCCTAACAAGTTCAACCCCACCCCACCAAATCTCCACCACAACACCTTCCATACCCGCAACGGCAAAAACTTTCAACGATAACATCATCGCTTTCGGCCTCCAAATCTTCCCCTCTAAACCAACATATTTCACTGGAAATGTGAC harbors:
- the LOC25491334 gene encoding late embryogenesis abundant protein 2 gives rise to the protein MASHDQSYKAGETMGRTEEKSNQMMGNIGDKAQAAKEKVQQTAQAAKEKTGQTAQAAKEKTQETAQAAKDKTQQAAQATKDKTQDTTGQARDKGYEMGQATKETAQSGKDNSAGFLQQTGEKVKGMAQGATEAVKNTLGMNNDEEDKDHFTTKTTTTTRRNVVD